One genomic segment of Nocardioides cavernaquae includes these proteins:
- a CDS encoding ornithine cyclodeaminase family protein: protein MKTVNLTAEEVRAGVTMAEAIGAVREAFLGLEDGQFEQPVRTALRDGQFLVMTAHHRESATAIVKTLSLNPDRVPAIAGTATWAGLGDPASLVADAAAVTALRTGAVSGVATDLLAHPAADSMAIIGAGGQAADQVRAVNVVRPLRRLWISNRDQARAEALADTLQGEMAEVDICIAPSVGEAVRDAEIVSCSTSATAPILDASMLKPRVHVNAIGAFRPTMRELPDDLLGHSTVVVDDIEAILEESGEIIHALASGALELGDLTTLGRALNEALELRDRTVFKSVGVAAQDWAIVRLLATKYL, encoded by the coding sequence ATGAAGACTGTGAATCTCACGGCCGAAGAAGTGCGAGCCGGCGTAACCATGGCGGAAGCCATCGGCGCCGTACGCGAGGCGTTTCTCGGCCTCGAGGACGGTCAGTTTGAGCAACCCGTTCGTACCGCGCTCCGCGACGGCCAGTTCCTGGTGATGACCGCTCACCACCGCGAATCGGCGACAGCGATAGTCAAGACGCTGAGCCTGAACCCGGACCGCGTGCCGGCCATCGCCGGGACGGCAACCTGGGCAGGTCTGGGTGACCCCGCCAGCCTCGTTGCGGATGCCGCGGCGGTCACTGCGCTACGCACGGGCGCCGTGTCCGGCGTGGCCACCGATCTCCTCGCGCACCCTGCGGCGGACAGCATGGCCATCATCGGAGCGGGCGGTCAGGCCGCGGATCAGGTTCGCGCTGTCAATGTTGTTCGACCGCTCCGGCGACTCTGGATCAGCAATCGAGACCAGGCACGTGCCGAGGCTCTGGCCGACACTCTCCAGGGCGAGATGGCCGAGGTGGATATCTGCATCGCGCCCTCGGTGGGGGAGGCGGTTAGGGACGCGGAGATCGTGTCATGTTCGACATCGGCCACGGCACCGATCCTTGACGCGTCGATGTTGAAGCCACGTGTGCACGTGAATGCGATCGGCGCTTTCCGCCCCACCATGCGGGAACTCCCCGACGACCTGCTGGGGCACTCGACCGTTGTCGTTGATGACATCGAGGCCATCCTCGAGGAGTCAGGCGAAATCATCCATGCCCTCGCATCCGGCGCTCTGGAGCTTGGCGATCTGACCACGCTCGGACGAGCACTCAACGAGGCCCTCGAACTGCGAGACCGAACCGTCTTCAAGTCCGTCGGGGTCGCGGCGCAGGACTGGG
- the lhpH gene encoding trans-3-hydroxy-L-proline dehydratase, whose protein sequence is MKTSRHFSTVEVHTGGEPFRIITGGGPRIPGNTILERAAWLQTHADDIRTALMLEPRGHSDMYGGILTDPVTEGADLGIIFMQNLDYSPHCGHGIIALATAAVELGWVERTSPETRVGIDAPCGFIEAFVQWDGTNVAGVRFVNVPSFIWKQDVTVETPSFGPVTGDIAYGGAFYFYTDGSPFDLTIREEDASRLKDFGMEIKNAVNEKYDVVHPDEPAIRGLYGTIIDGPPRQADSTQANACIYADRELDRSPTGSGTAGRTAQLYLQGKLPSDGVLVNESIIGSVFEGRVLSEARVGEFEAVVPEIRGNAFIIGFANWIVDDRDPLTRGFSITH, encoded by the coding sequence GTGAAGACAAGTCGTCATTTCAGCACCGTCGAAGTTCACACCGGTGGTGAGCCGTTCAGGATCATTACTGGTGGCGGCCCGCGAATCCCGGGAAACACGATCCTGGAGCGCGCGGCATGGCTCCAAACCCACGCGGACGACATCCGGACTGCGCTGATGCTGGAGCCTCGAGGGCATAGCGACATGTACGGCGGAATCCTCACTGACCCGGTGACCGAGGGGGCCGATCTGGGGATCATCTTCATGCAGAACCTCGACTACAGCCCTCACTGCGGCCACGGGATCATCGCGCTTGCGACGGCTGCGGTCGAGCTCGGGTGGGTTGAGCGGACCTCGCCGGAGACTCGTGTCGGAATCGACGCTCCCTGCGGATTCATCGAGGCCTTTGTGCAATGGGATGGCACCAACGTCGCAGGGGTCCGGTTCGTGAATGTGCCCTCCTTCATCTGGAAGCAGGACGTAACCGTTGAGACCCCAAGCTTCGGGCCGGTCACCGGCGACATCGCCTACGGCGGCGCCTTCTACTTCTACACCGATGGTTCGCCTTTCGATCTGACGATCCGAGAGGAGGACGCCAGCAGGCTCAAGGACTTCGGGATGGAGATCAAGAACGCGGTGAACGAAAAGTACGACGTCGTTCACCCGGATGAGCCTGCGATCCGCGGCCTGTACGGCACCATCATCGACGGTCCGCCGAGGCAGGCTGATTCGACCCAAGCCAACGCCTGCATCTACGCAGATCGGGAACTCGATCGCTCGCCGACTGGTTCGGGCACCGCAGGTCGGACCGCCCAGTTGTATCTCCAGGGCAAGCTGCCTAGCGACGGCGTCCTGGTCAATGAGTCGATCATCGGCTCCGTCTTCGAAGGACGAGTCCTGTCCGAGGCGCGTGTTGGTGAGTTCGAGGCCGTGGTGCCGGAGATCCGCGGAAACGCATTCATCATCGGGTTCGCCAACTGGATCGTCGACGACCGCGACCCACTCACGCGTGGCTTCTCGATCACTCACTGA
- a CDS encoding N-acyl-D-amino-acid deacylase family protein: MHELADTVFRSVNLVDGTGSPARSADVSVVGDKIDRISAAGSLSARNVIDGTGLVLAPGFIDIHSHADMPLLVDGRAHSAVTQGITTIVPGNCGFGVAPFIGGNNLTQKEMPLGGGLELDEIGDVTTFPKYLSKLRDRGVGVNVVPLLAHGVLRSSVAGFETRHITRSELSVMVGMAEEALDAGAAGLSSGLEYAPGIAATTEELAAVTAPVGARGLLYATHCRSRGEFIVEAAAESVSIAERTGARLQMSHFLRRTTESDQSLARRALDVLRAADQRGVRTRYDVFPFEYGPSPITAFVPQAFKAEAGSEFGAWLQDPAFASRIAASVEPRFVAMFEQGGAAHMYISDDGTDGRYVGQTLAGIAEGMGKPVAEAAIALLSAAGERFARVMLNERWADWTDLRDAIADPDFIIMGDGSIGSLDGPLAHRGFALSDWGYATTTLGRFVRDLKLLSLEDAVRRMTSAPADQLGLTNRGVIKEGLAADLVLFDPSTVGSDVRPDSLAHVSSGIREVLVNGIAVVRGSEVTQATPGRVGLFDVCA; this comes from the coding sequence ATGCATGAGCTCGCCGACACGGTTTTCAGGAGTGTCAACCTGGTCGATGGGACCGGCTCGCCCGCCCGGTCTGCGGATGTATCTGTCGTGGGCGACAAGATCGACCGCATTTCCGCGGCCGGATCGCTCTCGGCGCGCAACGTCATTGACGGCACGGGTCTCGTGCTGGCCCCAGGGTTCATTGACATTCATTCGCACGCCGACATGCCGTTGTTGGTCGATGGACGCGCTCACAGCGCCGTCACCCAGGGGATCACGACAATCGTTCCCGGCAATTGCGGGTTCGGCGTCGCCCCGTTCATTGGCGGCAACAACCTGACGCAGAAGGAGATGCCCCTGGGCGGCGGCCTCGAGCTCGACGAAATCGGGGACGTCACGACCTTCCCGAAGTACCTCTCGAAACTGCGCGATCGTGGCGTAGGGGTCAACGTCGTCCCCCTGCTGGCTCACGGCGTCCTACGCTCCTCCGTCGCCGGCTTTGAGACGCGCCACATCACACGGTCCGAACTTTCCGTCATGGTCGGCATGGCGGAGGAAGCTCTGGACGCTGGCGCTGCAGGACTATCCTCCGGGCTCGAGTACGCGCCGGGGATCGCGGCGACCACGGAGGAGCTCGCTGCCGTAACTGCCCCGGTCGGAGCGCGGGGGCTCCTCTACGCCACCCACTGCCGGAGCCGGGGCGAGTTCATTGTCGAGGCCGCGGCCGAGAGCGTGAGCATCGCGGAACGGACAGGCGCGCGACTCCAGATGTCGCACTTTCTGCGCCGCACCACCGAGTCCGACCAGAGCCTCGCGAGAAGGGCGCTCGACGTGCTTCGTGCAGCTGATCAGCGAGGAGTGCGCACGAGGTACGACGTCTTCCCATTTGAATATGGGCCCTCTCCGATCACAGCGTTTGTTCCGCAAGCATTCAAGGCTGAGGCAGGTTCTGAGTTCGGGGCCTGGCTCCAAGACCCCGCATTCGCCTCCCGAATTGCGGCCAGCGTCGAGCCGCGTTTTGTCGCGATGTTCGAACAAGGCGGCGCAGCGCACATGTACATCAGCGACGACGGCACCGACGGGCGATACGTGGGCCAGACGCTCGCCGGGATCGCTGAGGGCATGGGCAAGCCGGTTGCAGAGGCGGCCATCGCCCTTCTCTCAGCCGCCGGCGAACGCTTCGCCCGCGTCATGCTGAACGAACGGTGGGCCGACTGGACGGATTTGCGAGATGCCATCGCAGATCCCGATTTCATCATCATGGGGGATGGGTCAATCGGAAGCCTGGACGGACCTCTCGCGCACCGAGGTTTCGCCTTGTCGGACTGGGGATACGCGACAACGACCCTCGGGCGATTTGTGCGCGATCTGAAGCTGCTCTCTCTTGAGGACGCGGTGCGGCGAATGACTTCCGCGCCGGCCGACCAGCTCGGCCTCACCAACCGGGGCGTCATCAAGGAAGGGCTGGCAGCCGATCTCGTGCTGTTCGATCCCTCGACAGTCGGAAGCGATGTACGACCCGACAGCCTCGCCCACGTGTCTTCGGGCATCCGAGAGGTCCTCGTGAACGGAATTGCTGTCGTCCGGGGGAGTGAAGTCACGCAGGCGACGCCCGGTCGAGTGGGGCTGTTCGACGTCTGCGCCTAA
- a CDS encoding GntR family transcriptional regulator — MKPDETLPIAHLGRHPNLRESVTESLTAAIISGALKEGTLYSAPMLGAAFGVSATPVREAMMDLARQGLVETVKNKGFRITQITDQELDEITEIRLLIEPPIVGRVAGKIPAEGYPRLRLMADDIVSAAKEGDLTEFLAVDRQFHAAILEYFGNARLVELATSLRARTRLYGIQSLSESHKLDESAREHHLIVDLLEAGDAKAAEQMMYRHISHARGLWATGQETTRRD; from the coding sequence GTGAAACCCGATGAGACCCTTCCGATCGCGCATCTCGGACGTCATCCGAACCTCCGCGAGAGCGTTACGGAGTCCCTCACTGCTGCCATCATCTCTGGCGCCTTGAAGGAAGGGACGCTCTACTCGGCCCCGATGCTGGGCGCTGCTTTCGGGGTTTCCGCGACGCCGGTGCGAGAGGCAATGATGGATCTGGCCCGGCAGGGCCTCGTGGAGACGGTCAAGAACAAGGGTTTCCGGATCACGCAGATCACGGATCAAGAGCTCGATGAGATAACCGAGATCCGCCTCCTCATCGAACCGCCGATCGTGGGGCGGGTGGCGGGGAAAATCCCTGCCGAGGGATATCCGCGGCTGCGACTCATGGCCGACGACATCGTCTCCGCCGCGAAGGAAGGCGACCTCACGGAGTTCCTGGCCGTTGACCGGCAGTTCCATGCCGCGATTCTGGAGTACTTCGGGAATGCGCGGCTCGTGGAACTTGCGACCAGCTTGCGAGCACGAACCCGCCTTTACGGAATTCAATCGCTGAGTGAGTCACACAAGCTCGACGAGTCGGCGCGGGAGCACCACCTCATCGTCGACCTCCTCGAGGCCGGAGACGCGAAGGCTGCCGAACAAATGATGTATCGGCACATCAGCCACGCTCGAGGCCTCTGGGCAACCGGGCAGGAAACGACGCGCCGGGACTGA
- a CDS encoding substrate-binding periplasmic protein translates to MIDYPPFSSYNDGKPDGIDISIVKKIAADDCLEVSWQPATYADAITSIAQGNLDIATGSIAVTEDRMKAVDFSSSLYVEAMGITTKAGAKTIEEVRDMDGKVGTVDGYMTNADLEKIFGDRLISYPSPVELKADFDAGRLIADFETYAVAALQFKGNSDVTVVPATGDVGEDFGSLNNPAEDGFPLTKGNASLKTAISDGIKAQQADGSLGKLLEAVGLSADLAKVSSEQYVVPAS, encoded by the coding sequence GTGATCGACTATCCGCCGTTCAGCAGCTACAACGACGGCAAGCCGGACGGGATCGACATCTCCATCGTCAAGAAGATCGCCGCCGACGACTGCCTTGAGGTCTCCTGGCAGCCGGCGACCTACGCAGACGCAATCACGTCGATCGCGCAGGGCAACCTCGACATCGCAACCGGCAGCATCGCGGTGACCGAAGACCGGATGAAGGCGGTGGACTTCAGTTCGTCGCTGTACGTCGAGGCCATGGGCATCACCACCAAGGCGGGTGCGAAGACCATCGAAGAGGTCAGGGACATGGACGGGAAGGTCGGCACGGTCGACGGCTACATGACCAACGCCGACCTCGAGAAGATCTTCGGTGACCGACTCATCTCGTACCCGAGTCCGGTTGAACTCAAGGCCGACTTTGATGCCGGACGCCTGATCGCGGACTTCGAGACCTACGCCGTCGCAGCGCTTCAGTTCAAGGGCAATTCCGATGTCACCGTCGTGCCTGCCACCGGCGACGTCGGCGAGGACTTCGGATCGCTCAACAACCCCGCCGAAGACGGATTCCCTCTGACCAAGGGAAACGCCAGCCTCAAGACCGCCATCAGCGACGGGATCAAGGCGCAGCAGGCGGACGGGAGCCTCGGCAAGCTGCTGGAGGCCGTCGGCCTCTCGGCAGATCTGGCGAAGGTCAGCTCCGAGCAGTACGTCGTCCCCGCCAGCTAG
- a CDS encoding amino acid ABC transporter permease, with translation MSWLSVWGDYLPTMLDGLQVSLLLALISISLGYPLGLLLGLAVSSENLAVRAISLAVVEIGRGAPALVVLYLFYYGLPKAGITMEAMTAASLGLVWNTAAYSSEVMRAGFQSVHRGQIEAANALGLADRHTFLRIVMPQGLRSATPGLMGLSIQVFQATSLAYTIAVPELMKAANNLGSRDFNYLQVFVLAGLVYAAVTLPATWITVYFEKRMNRAYA, from the coding sequence ATGAGCTGGCTTTCGGTGTGGGGCGACTACCTGCCCACAATGCTGGACGGCCTACAAGTCAGTCTGCTCCTCGCGCTCATCTCGATCTCGCTGGGATATCCGCTCGGACTGCTCCTCGGGCTGGCTGTCTCGTCGGAGAACCTGGCCGTGCGTGCGATCAGCCTGGCCGTTGTCGAAATCGGCCGTGGCGCACCCGCCCTGGTCGTCTTGTACCTGTTCTATTACGGGTTGCCCAAGGCCGGAATCACGATGGAGGCCATGACTGCGGCGTCACTCGGGCTGGTCTGGAACACAGCTGCCTATTCCAGTGAGGTCATGCGCGCCGGATTCCAATCCGTTCATCGCGGCCAGATCGAGGCGGCGAACGCCCTGGGGCTGGCCGACCGACACACGTTCCTGCGGATCGTCATGCCTCAAGGCCTCCGCTCTGCAACGCCGGGACTGATGGGCCTGTCGATCCAGGTATTCCAAGCGACCTCACTCGCGTACACCATCGCCGTCCCGGAGCTCATGAAGGCCGCAAACAATCTGGGCAGTCGGGACTTCAACTACCTGCAGGTATTCGTCCTCGCCGGATTGGTCTACGCGGCGGTCACTCTGCCCGCCACCTGGATAACCGTCTACTTCGAGAAGCGAATGAATCGCGCCTACGCCTAG
- a CDS encoding amino acid ABC transporter permease, producing MDAFFAVLRGLPLTLLLTGSAFAIGVVGAVPVALGLNSKNRLIWLVCRLSVDLVRGIPVIVWLFMLKFGVQFDSFRLSPLAAAVLGLGVVSIAYLAEIYRGGLQAVPRGKVEAAQALGLRSRAVFFGVRAPLAFRIVSPSIATYLMSLLKDSSIASTIIVAEMVYQSQTYARQHPTVEGILPYVIVGALYILLSLPVAYASRRLDSRMRKEVYA from the coding sequence ATGGACGCATTCTTCGCTGTCTTGCGGGGCCTGCCTCTGACGCTGTTGCTCACCGGTTCGGCCTTTGCCATCGGTGTCGTCGGGGCTGTCCCTGTTGCACTCGGCCTGAACTCAAAGAACCGCCTGATCTGGCTGGTATGTCGGCTCTCAGTGGATCTCGTCCGCGGCATTCCTGTCATCGTCTGGCTCTTCATGTTGAAGTTCGGCGTTCAGTTCGACTCCTTCAGGCTCAGCCCCCTCGCGGCAGCCGTCCTCGGCCTGGGCGTCGTCTCCATCGCCTACCTCGCCGAGATCTATCGGGGCGGACTGCAGGCAGTTCCACGCGGCAAGGTTGAGGCAGCGCAGGCCCTGGGACTGAGGAGCCGAGCCGTGTTCTTTGGCGTCAGGGCGCCACTCGCCTTCCGCATCGTGTCGCCGTCCATCGCCACGTACCTGATGAGTCTCCTGAAGGACTCGTCAATCGCCTCAACGATCATCGTGGCCGAGATGGTCTACCAGTCACAGACCTATGCACGCCAGCACCCGACAGTCGAGGGGATCCTGCCCTACGTCATCGTCGGCGCCCTCTACATCCTCCTCAGCCTGCCCGTGGCCTACGCCTCGAGGCGACTCGACTCCCGAATGCGGAAGGAGGTCTACGCATGA
- a CDS encoding amino acid ABC transporter ATP-binding protein, translating into MTTSTAASQGMAPGVGIMIDNISMRYGDHVVLDDVTLHVEPGTVTALVGPSGAGKSTFLRCINLLARPDAGTIRVAGHTIEPGRTVNSRDLAALRRSVGMVFQSFNLFPHMSALKNISYPQQKVLGRTKQEADARSMQLLERVGLAEKAGQHPERCSGGQQQRIAIARALALDPSIMLFDEPTSALDPEVGLEVLAVMRELASDGMTMIVVTHEMQFARDVSDTLVVMADGKIIEQGDPREIMSSPQEPRTRQFLRAVLER; encoded by the coding sequence ATGACGACTTCAACTGCCGCAAGCCAAGGCATGGCTCCTGGCGTCGGGATCATGATCGACAACATCTCGATGCGATACGGCGATCACGTCGTTCTCGACGATGTGACGCTCCATGTCGAGCCAGGAACTGTAACCGCGCTCGTCGGCCCGTCCGGCGCAGGAAAGAGCACCTTCCTGCGCTGCATCAACCTGCTTGCACGTCCCGATGCCGGAACCATTCGCGTGGCCGGTCACACTATTGAGCCGGGAAGGACAGTGAACAGCCGCGACCTCGCCGCATTGCGACGAAGCGTCGGAATGGTGTTTCAGTCCTTCAACCTCTTTCCGCACATGAGTGCGCTGAAGAACATTAGCTATCCGCAGCAGAAGGTTTTGGGGCGAACCAAGCAGGAAGCAGACGCCCGATCGATGCAGCTGCTTGAACGCGTTGGCCTGGCGGAGAAGGCCGGACAGCATCCGGAGCGCTGTTCTGGCGGACAGCAGCAGCGCATCGCCATTGCGCGAGCTCTTGCCCTTGATCCGAGCATCATGCTTTTCGACGAGCCGACGTCAGCGCTCGACCCAGAGGTTGGACTTGAGGTCTTGGCCGTCATGCGCGAGCTTGCCTCAGACGGAATGACGATGATCGTGGTCACCCACGAGATGCAGTTTGCTCGTGACGTGTCCGACACCCTGGTGGTGATGGCGGACGGCAAGATCATCGAGCAGGGCGACCCGCGCGAGATCATGAGCTCGCCGCAGGAGCCTCGCACCCGTCAGTTCCTCCGCGCGGTTCTCGAGCGCTGA